A DNA window from Synechococcus sp. UW179A contains the following coding sequences:
- a CDS encoding TolC family protein, with protein sequence MLGLGHSQPPVPSELQPARELLNQSEQINLADAIEATLRSNPQLLAAVETIRARRSLLASEQRRWSPTASFFTYSDATPLLGQYFETDIISYPQNSDESSTYEFNNYSLGSLGLQITWSFLEPSRQPAINRSNSLLEAEQFTFDVIARSIVLDTQISYYELQENQRLIQIYEKIYERNLRQLDIIEEQFRGGLLHIGDVSQQKTLLLSQLTELDGFYRSQLQIASDLARIMGRPPGSSVIPAELSSNVFANWELSLPQTIDEGLALREEIRLSLAEAEADDWEARRLLNLYLPVLSLTANGYTTYSEGIIDGPIGSSNSSDRGNSIDTDLAIGLGFNWNFFDGGVQTARAAANRSLAKAQRQKAQQERDLVGNQIRRSYSAYLTAKLALPQSQEALDTAKRAVNVASARYAAGVGDITTVVQATELLGDAAEQNKSLRLIYRNAIAELYRYSAQWPKPFQPQIRTLMKSRTTDP encoded by the coding sequence CTGATGCGATCGAGGCGACACTGCGCAGCAACCCACAACTCCTAGCAGCTGTGGAAACGATCAGGGCTCGCCGCTCTCTACTCGCCTCCGAACAGCGCCGCTGGTCTCCAACAGCAAGCTTCTTTACGTATAGCGACGCGACTCCTCTGCTGGGTCAATACTTCGAGACTGACATCATTTCCTACCCCCAAAATAGCGATGAAAGCTCCACCTATGAATTCAATAATTATAGCCTAGGATCTCTTGGCCTACAGATCACCTGGAGTTTTTTAGAACCAAGCCGACAGCCGGCGATCAATCGGTCCAACTCCTTACTTGAGGCAGAACAATTCACCTTCGACGTGATTGCAAGAAGCATTGTTCTTGACACCCAAATTAGCTACTACGAGCTACAAGAAAATCAACGATTAATTCAGATCTATGAAAAGATTTATGAGCGCAACCTCCGGCAACTTGACATCATTGAGGAGCAATTTCGAGGTGGTTTACTCCATATTGGAGATGTCTCTCAGCAAAAAACGCTTCTACTCAGTCAGCTCACGGAATTGGACGGATTTTATAGGTCTCAACTGCAAATCGCATCCGATCTTGCACGCATCATGGGGCGGCCTCCAGGGAGTTCTGTGATTCCAGCAGAGCTCAGCAGCAACGTTTTTGCGAACTGGGAGCTCTCCTTGCCGCAAACGATCGATGAGGGTCTAGCCCTGCGAGAGGAGATTCGCCTTTCTCTGGCTGAAGCGGAAGCAGATGATTGGGAGGCCAGGCGACTTCTCAACCTTTACCTCCCTGTGCTGTCTCTCACAGCCAATGGATATACAACCTATTCAGAAGGAATCATCGATGGCCCCATTGGCAGCAGCAACTCCTCAGACCGTGGCAATTCAATCGACACTGATCTGGCGATTGGCCTCGGCTTCAACTGGAACTTCTTCGACGGTGGCGTACAGACAGCACGGGCTGCCGCCAATCGCAGCTTGGCGAAGGCGCAGAGACAAAAAGCCCAACAGGAACGCGACTTGGTGGGCAACCAGATTCGTCGCAGTTATTCCGCTTATCTGACGGCAAAATTGGCTCTGCCTCAATCGCAGGAGGCTCTGGACACTGCCAAGCGGGCAGTGAATGTCGCATCAGCGCGCTACGCAGCTGGCGTTGGTGACATCACCACAGTGGTGCAGGCCACCGAACTGCTTGGCGATGCTGCTGAACAGAACAAATCCTTGCGTCTGATCTATCGCAATGCAATCGCAGAGCTCTACCGCTATTCCGCACAGTGGCCGAAACCATTTCAGCCACAGATCCGCACTCTGATGAAGTCAAGGACAACTGATCCATGA
- a CDS encoding ATP-binding cassette domain-containing protein, producing MPEKPRYKLPQLLQNVEAESGAVALGIALACHGKTCTLRELSSASGITRDGITPEKLLKAAESFGLVGQWESLNNDETADKRIQSLRDPAISIDSRNCYGVILASHQDCAEIYNTANGRQQQELKEFRGTQLLPLKTTSGFSSSQRTPFWQSTFKSVIPLRRSVLALFLLSTGSVIPTLMIAACSSQFIDQFLQQNRLSFGIPIVWLALIALSLSVCMALLSNLLLRRMVFVLERRMADEVFETLFTRSYRFLTLRKPGDLASRLMYPYYMPYTGIFSFLSPILGLWTALLIVVFSAFISFPLFLLLLLGFVVILRASYVVTSNTADNLTVRQKANNSRYATAFQLINNLYSFKGNGTEFSMLQKWQSFFAEGVYENQIIGKQKVKRNVTINGTIFATQVLLLGIGGLLIIQGSVSLGSLLAFVFIQGQISDSLQSIPAISNGWQSLQGLLLLYDDLCQGEQDSWHRGLDRSDDDNNSKRSSNNMNNLEITMNDLGCRFSQFDEPVLKNFSNHISQGEQILLSGDSGSGKTVLMKIISGLLEHTEGELLVNGKPMTSIDSRQWHRKVSYVDENPSLFSGNLLENITAWRMDCHRSDATRAADVVGLTDWIERFEAGFEHHLENAEQILCSSQKIQFAIARALCGRPRVLLLDVDTSKLRKQDEQRIHSHCREESITLVSLSERGMAKGYDRVMTLKRKALT from the coding sequence ATGCCAGAAAAACCGCGCTACAAATTGCCCCAACTTCTACAAAATGTGGAGGCTGAATCCGGAGCCGTTGCGCTCGGCATTGCTCTTGCTTGCCATGGGAAAACTTGCACTCTTCGAGAACTGAGCTCAGCCTCTGGCATCACCCGCGATGGCATCACTCCAGAGAAGCTGCTGAAGGCTGCAGAATCCTTTGGACTGGTCGGGCAGTGGGAAAGCCTAAACAACGACGAAACCGCCGACAAACGCATCCAAAGCTTGAGAGACCCGGCTATCAGCATTGACAGCCGCAACTGTTATGGCGTCATCCTCGCGAGCCACCAAGATTGCGCAGAGATCTACAACACTGCCAATGGCAGACAACAACAAGAACTCAAAGAGTTCAGAGGAACTCAGCTTCTGCCGTTAAAAACAACGTCAGGTTTCAGCTCTAGCCAACGTACGCCGTTCTGGCAAAGCACTTTCAAATCAGTGATACCACTGCGAAGGTCAGTGCTTGCCTTGTTTTTGCTGTCAACAGGATCGGTGATTCCGACCTTGATGATTGCGGCCTGCTCTTCGCAATTCATCGATCAGTTTCTACAACAAAACCGTCTTTCCTTCGGAATCCCGATCGTCTGGCTTGCACTGATCGCGCTCTCACTGAGTGTCTGCATGGCGCTGCTGTCCAACTTGTTGCTGAGAAGGATGGTCTTCGTGCTTGAAAGACGGATGGCCGATGAAGTCTTCGAGACTCTTTTCACGCGTAGCTACCGCTTCCTCACACTGCGCAAACCTGGCGATCTGGCATCACGGCTGATGTATCCCTACTACATGCCATATACCGGGATTTTTTCGTTCCTTTCCCCAATTCTTGGCTTGTGGACTGCTTTGCTGATTGTGGTCTTCTCAGCGTTTATTTCCTTCCCTTTATTCCTGCTGCTACTGCTGGGTTTTGTGGTGATTCTGAGAGCTTCCTACGTGGTCACGAGCAATACTGCTGACAATCTGACGGTCCGTCAGAAAGCCAACAATTCACGCTATGCGACAGCATTTCAACTGATCAATAATCTTTACTCCTTCAAAGGGAACGGTACTGAATTCAGCATGCTGCAAAAGTGGCAAAGTTTTTTTGCAGAAGGAGTTTACGAGAATCAGATCATTGGCAAGCAGAAGGTCAAACGCAATGTAACCATCAATGGAACAATCTTCGCCACACAAGTCTTACTTCTGGGAATTGGCGGCCTGCTGATTATCCAGGGCAGTGTCTCTCTCGGCAGCCTGCTTGCCTTCGTCTTCATCCAAGGGCAGATCAGTGACTCTCTGCAATCGATTCCAGCCATTAGCAATGGCTGGCAATCACTTCAGGGCTTGCTGTTGCTCTATGACGACCTTTGCCAGGGGGAACAAGATTCCTGGCATCGCGGCCTCGATCGTTCTGACGATGACAACAACAGCAAAAGATCATCCAACAACATGAACAACCTAGAGATCACAATGAATGATCTTGGCTGCCGTTTTAGTCAGTTCGACGAACCCGTGCTGAAAAATTTCAGCAATCACATCAGCCAAGGTGAACAGATCTTACTGAGTGGAGACAGTGGATCAGGCAAAACAGTCTTAATGAAAATCATCAGCGGACTGCTTGAACATACTGAAGGAGAGCTGCTTGTGAACGGCAAACCAATGACCTCAATCGACAGCAGACAATGGCATAGAAAAGTTAGTTATGTCGACGAAAATCCAAGCTTGTTTTCAGGGAATTTACTTGAGAATATCACCGCGTGGCGAATGGATTGTCATCGCAGCGATGCAACACGTGCTGCAGATGTTGTTGGCTTGACAGATTGGATCGAACGCTTTGAAGCAGGTTTCGAGCATCATCTAGAAAATGCCGAACAGATCCTCTGCAGCAGCCAGAAAATTCAGTTCGCGATTGCCAGGGCGCTATGTGGGCGTCCACGGGTCCTTTTACTGGATGTGGACACCAGTAAACTTCGCAAACAAGATGAGCAACGTATTCACAGTCATTGTCGAGAGGAAAGCATCACTCTTGTGAGTCTTTCGGAACGAGGCATGGCCAAGGGCTACGACCGCGTGATGACGCTTAAAAGGAAAGCCCTGACATGA
- a CDS encoding ATP-binding cassette domain-containing protein, protein MSRGDGGYLNRLDQQIYSLRPSQTDVSRTAGDSVMLISAALRLLNMPNKRLDRVEGDILTCLNFNNIYYRTVSLPGDLEKGEYPLLVIHKADDRKPYLLYRDGQKNSLMTIRDGRTIQITKTPWPVFADSAQELHRSFRDQIDGVTEIARLAYQPELGAIGLLLLISVIVLGFSLSIPILTNTLVSSVLPQSDLWWLAESLLVVAMVVVASITSQYLQGLMILRLETIGNQRLQIGVWEHFLKLPTGFTADHSKGEIYVGLSAISKIRSYIGAGALTSALSALFSFAFLALMIKYSPGLAVWMVLVVMVALLVVFQIARQSIELNEEVFELKAELNTMSNEISSNAFAIRSMSAEIPMLQRWMQRYTTMANISLKLDGLEQAIDVILLFLSPLGSVVLFAVAVAQVLNSPQSIGDPKLVGSFIAFYSAFTAFTGSVAGAASNLTTVFATVSVLWKKARMILDEPIEQGWRVDAINHVFEGEISLRDVRIQPSGLRSPLLNKISLTVDIGKILVIAGQRASGKSLLLKTMIGMTTPDLGEVLIDSTPITKISIRGLRRQVGYLPQEIVLETLCLRDLLREHRDDSDDMLWAMLQDVGLHERIRALPQQLNTQLDGEKEPLNSAECKLLALARALLRQPSALLLDEFLVGIPKEAHADLLALIQKQGCTTVLVASHESELEIANTIVLLEDGRIACQGKLGSPGLERNVFDLD, encoded by the coding sequence ATGAGTAGAGGCGACGGAGGTTATCTCAACCGACTTGACCAACAAATTTATTCGCTGCGCCCCAGCCAGACAGACGTTTCGCGCACAGCAGGTGATTCAGTGATGTTGATCAGCGCTGCGCTGCGCTTGCTCAATATGCCTAACAAACGACTAGATCGAGTGGAGGGTGATATCCTCACCTGCCTCAATTTCAACAATATTTACTACAGAACAGTGTCCCTGCCGGGGGATCTTGAAAAGGGTGAATACCCCCTTTTAGTTATTCATAAAGCTGACGATCGCAAACCATATTTGCTTTACAGAGATGGGCAGAAGAACAGCCTGATGACCATCCGTGACGGTCGCACCATTCAAATCACGAAGACACCATGGCCCGTCTTTGCAGATAGCGCACAGGAGCTGCATCGCAGCTTTCGCGATCAGATTGACGGGGTCACTGAGATTGCCCGTCTCGCTTACCAGCCGGAATTGGGTGCCATAGGGCTGCTTCTGCTGATCTCCGTAATCGTGCTGGGATTCAGCCTTTCCATTCCAATTCTTACCAACACACTGGTCTCCTCGGTGCTCCCACAAAGCGATCTCTGGTGGCTGGCTGAAAGTCTTCTGGTCGTCGCCATGGTCGTGGTGGCTTCCATTACCAGCCAGTACTTGCAGGGGCTGATGATCCTGCGGCTGGAAACCATTGGCAACCAACGCCTACAGATCGGGGTCTGGGAGCATTTCCTCAAGCTTCCAACAGGTTTTACAGCTGATCACAGCAAAGGTGAGATCTACGTCGGGCTCAGCGCCATCTCCAAAATCCGCAGCTACATCGGAGCTGGTGCGCTGACCTCGGCACTGTCTGCGCTGTTTTCCTTCGCCTTCTTGGCTCTGATGATCAAGTACAGCCCAGGCCTTGCCGTCTGGATGGTTCTTGTCGTCATGGTGGCACTGCTGGTGGTGTTCCAAATCGCCAGACAGTCGATTGAGCTCAATGAGGAGGTATTTGAACTCAAGGCGGAACTCAACACCATGAGCAATGAGATCAGCTCTAACGCCTTTGCCATCCGGTCAATGTCAGCGGAGATTCCGATGCTGCAGCGCTGGATGCAGCGCTACACCACGATGGCCAACATCTCGCTCAAGCTGGATGGCTTGGAGCAGGCCATCGATGTCATCCTGCTCTTTTTGTCTCCACTGGGTTCCGTTGTTCTGTTCGCGGTGGCGGTCGCGCAGGTGCTCAATTCGCCGCAGTCCATCGGCGACCCAAAACTTGTCGGCAGTTTCATCGCCTTTTACTCGGCCTTCACCGCCTTCACAGGATCAGTCGCAGGAGCCGCTTCTAACCTCACCACGGTCTTTGCCACGGTTTCGGTTCTCTGGAAAAAAGCCAGAATGATTCTGGATGAGCCGATTGAGCAGGGCTGGCGAGTTGACGCCATCAACCATGTCTTTGAAGGCGAAATCAGTCTCAGAGATGTTCGAATCCAACCTTCAGGACTGCGATCACCACTGCTCAACAAAATCAGCCTGACAGTCGATATCGGAAAGATTCTTGTAATCGCTGGGCAGAGAGCCTCCGGAAAATCGTTATTGCTGAAAACCATGATCGGTATGACAACTCCCGACCTGGGAGAGGTGCTGATCGACTCCACACCCATCACCAAAATATCGATCCGCGGATTGCGGCGGCAGGTGGGCTATTTGCCTCAGGAGATCGTGCTTGAGACCCTCTGCCTCAGAGATTTACTGCGTGAACATCGCGATGACAGCGATGACATGCTCTGGGCGATGCTTCAGGACGTGGGACTCCATGAGCGGATCCGAGCTCTACCTCAACAACTGAATACTCAGCTCGATGGCGAGAAAGAACCCCTCAACAGCGCCGAATGCAAGCTGCTGGCACTTGCTAGAGCTCTTCTGAGGCAGCCATCAGCTCTGCTGCTGGATGAATTTCTGGTCGGAATTCCCAAGGAGGCGCATGCTGATCTGCTCGCACTGATCCAAAAGCAAGGATGCACAACTGTGCTGGTGGCAAGCCATGAGAGTGAATTAGAGATCGCCAACACGATTGTGTTGCTTGAAGACGGGAGGATCGCATGCCAGGGCAAGCTTGGATCTCCTGGGCTGGAGCGCAACGTTTTTGACCTTGATTAA
- the ruvB gene encoding Holliday junction branch migration DNA helicase RuvB, producing MAIVSSSAGSPRPRKEREPNRVVDAARQPGDDLDPAALASRDDGLRPKCLQDYIGQRELKQVLGIAVKAALGRGDALDHVLLYGPPGLGKTTMAMVLAEELGVKCRITSAPALERPRDIVGLLVNLQPRELLFIDEIHRLSRVAEELLYPAMEDRRLDLTVGKGSTARTRALDLPPFTLVGATTRAGALSSPLRDRFGLIQRLEFYGLDDLQSIVERAAGLLALDLTADACAEIALRCRGTPRIANRLLRRVRDVACVRECSGSIDRMLVDEALTLHRVDGRGLDASDRRLLELLLQSHGGGPAGLDTLAAALGEDPTTLESVVEPYLLQLGFLQRTPRGRVVTAAGRDHLAAA from the coding sequence ATGGCCATTGTTTCCTCAAGCGCAGGATCCCCACGTCCACGCAAGGAGCGTGAGCCCAATCGGGTGGTTGACGCAGCTCGGCAGCCTGGAGATGATCTTGATCCTGCGGCGCTGGCCTCTCGCGACGACGGCTTAAGGCCCAAGTGTCTGCAGGACTACATCGGTCAACGTGAGCTCAAGCAGGTGCTTGGTATTGCGGTGAAAGCGGCCCTGGGCCGCGGTGATGCTCTCGATCATGTGCTGCTCTACGGCCCGCCGGGTCTGGGCAAAACAACCATGGCCATGGTGCTGGCTGAGGAGCTGGGGGTGAAATGCCGCATCACCAGTGCCCCGGCTCTAGAGCGCCCTCGCGACATTGTTGGTCTGTTGGTGAATCTGCAGCCACGGGAGTTGCTGTTCATCGATGAAATCCATCGACTCAGTCGCGTGGCCGAGGAGCTGCTCTATCCCGCCATGGAGGATCGGCGACTCGACCTCACCGTGGGTAAAGGAAGTACTGCCCGAACTCGCGCACTGGATTTACCGCCGTTCACACTGGTTGGTGCCACAACTCGCGCAGGTGCGCTGAGCTCTCCGTTGCGTGATCGCTTCGGCTTGATTCAGCGGCTTGAGTTCTACGGCTTGGATGACTTGCAGTCGATTGTGGAGCGGGCGGCAGGTTTGCTCGCCCTTGATCTAACGGCTGATGCTTGCGCTGAGATTGCACTCCGCTGCAGGGGGACACCTCGCATTGCCAACCGACTGTTGCGCCGGGTGCGAGATGTGGCTTGCGTCCGTGAGTGCTCCGGATCGATCGACCGGATGTTGGTCGATGAAGCCCTCACCTTGCATCGGGTTGACGGCCGCGGTCTTGACGCCAGTGATCGCAGGCTGCTGGAACTGCTGCTCCAATCCCATGGAGGCGGTCCCGCCGGACTGGATACCCTTGCGGCGGCTCTAGGAGAAGACCCCACCACCTTGGAGTCAGTGGTTGAACCGTATCTGCTTCAGCTTGGCTTCCTGCAGCGCACACCGCGTGGTCGGGTGGTGACGGCTGCGGGCCGTGACCATCTCGCTGCTGCTTGA
- the smpB gene encoding SsrA-binding protein SmpB — translation MAKGGGKKNAAARAAANRLLADNRLARHQYDILETLETGIELVGTEVKSIRAGQANLRDGFCLIRNGEMQLHNVHISPHTHASGYFNHDPLRVRRLLAHRREIDKLRGQLDQKGLTLIPLNMHLQGSWIKLTIGLGKGRKLHDKRAAEKDKQIKKETRAAIARY, via the coding sequence ATGGCCAAAGGTGGAGGCAAGAAAAACGCGGCAGCTCGCGCGGCGGCGAACCGCTTACTGGCCGACAACAGGCTGGCCAGGCATCAGTACGACATCTTGGAAACGCTGGAAACCGGCATTGAACTGGTGGGCACCGAGGTGAAATCCATCCGAGCCGGCCAAGCCAATCTCCGAGATGGTTTCTGCCTGATCCGCAACGGTGAAATGCAGCTGCACAACGTGCATATCTCACCGCATACCCATGCAAGCGGCTACTTCAACCACGATCCGCTGCGAGTGCGGAGGTTGCTGGCTCACAGGCGCGAGATCGACAAACTGCGTGGGCAACTTGACCAGAAAGGACTGACGCTGATCCCGCTCAACATGCATCTGCAGGGGTCCTGGATCAAGCTCACCATCGGTCTCGGCAAAGGCCGCAAGTTGCATGACAAGCGAGCTGCCGAAAAGGACAAGCAGATCAAGAAAGAGACACGGGCTGCCATTGCCCGCTACTAA
- a CDS encoding protein kinase, translating to MIGTLLADRYRLDCCLSSDPDHPQGTLWRAADQMAANAPVAVRQLNDQATQDRFRSLWPVMQSLLHPQIPRFGGLLEEQGSLWLVREWQEGSSLSQIQNQRLQRQLVFGSGEVLLLMRQLLPPLAVLHGQELVHGDINPRNLLRRDQDCLPVLLDFGLLQRCGQQPLTAASPVFAPRSQVRQDPAAAWMDLHGLGVSALTLLTGRPPAQLLQADAQGWLLPNDLDLDPSYREVLERLLSEQSECRFEFAADALQALQAVSMPETTGPQARADRTLVLAPAVSDDSPPSASGSPDLPRIATPSRQEARRRPSAEQRQLAAEGRLWPVVGALLVSALVGTAIGWFLLTRGNPPAGAPSTDRDVIGRSPSASLPPAEVDQRQQLLSRLRALQVDRSWFLQLVDASLMARFPERGGRLPSDSLEDSPLRIVWNELAEEWLARVEQLPPALRSRLGQLKPGDWQKQRQALVTQGVNNKVVEQLVSASAQALLPGVPAGVKPPEPFRQLWIAAALRSLEDVRIEQVKARVQAPTVLSSRVAAGGARLISISVPAGRRLVLGINGTPLMQMTVYGSDGEVAADRGPLRVVTLPVEAGSPVQVLVTNDGVSSGLLTLSCRADAPVPKPLPEVDLNPIPDPATGAEGPVEALPEPPGPRPAGAENPPVKEADSANAPTGESTLEFTAPSRQDSNQDP from the coding sequence GTGATCGGCACGTTGCTGGCCGACAGGTATCGCCTCGACTGTTGTCTGTCCTCTGATCCGGACCATCCCCAGGGGACTCTTTGGCGTGCCGCTGATCAGATGGCGGCCAATGCACCTGTTGCAGTGCGCCAACTCAATGATCAGGCGACTCAGGATCGTTTTCGCAGTCTGTGGCCGGTGATGCAGTCCTTGTTGCATCCCCAGATTCCACGCTTTGGAGGGCTGCTTGAGGAGCAGGGCAGTCTCTGGCTGGTGCGTGAGTGGCAGGAGGGCTCAAGTCTGAGTCAGATCCAGAATCAACGGCTGCAGCGTCAGTTGGTGTTTGGCTCTGGAGAGGTCCTGCTTCTGATGAGGCAGCTGCTTCCACCCCTCGCGGTGCTGCATGGCCAGGAGTTGGTTCATGGCGATATCAATCCCCGCAATCTGCTGCGGCGTGATCAGGATTGTCTGCCTGTGCTATTGGATTTTGGCTTGCTGCAGCGCTGCGGTCAGCAGCCTTTGACGGCAGCGTCACCGGTCTTTGCACCTCGCTCCCAGGTGCGGCAGGACCCTGCAGCGGCCTGGATGGATCTGCATGGCCTCGGGGTGTCGGCTTTGACCCTGCTCACTGGCCGCCCTCCTGCGCAGTTGTTGCAGGCTGATGCACAGGGTTGGCTGCTGCCCAATGATCTTGATCTGGATCCCTCTTATCGGGAGGTCTTGGAACGGTTGCTGTCTGAGCAGTCTGAATGCCGTTTTGAGTTCGCTGCGGATGCCCTCCAGGCTTTGCAGGCTGTGTCGATGCCTGAAACAACAGGGCCCCAGGCTCGGGCTGACCGCACCCTGGTGCTGGCTCCAGCGGTGTCGGATGACTCTCCGCCCTCAGCGAGTGGGTCTCCAGATCTGCCAAGGATCGCTACCCCGTCTCGGCAGGAAGCCCGGCGCCGGCCTTCAGCGGAGCAGCGCCAGCTTGCGGCGGAAGGCCGTTTGTGGCCCGTGGTCGGTGCCCTTTTGGTCTCGGCTCTGGTGGGCACAGCCATTGGTTGGTTTCTGCTGACTCGCGGTAATCCCCCCGCTGGCGCTCCTTCCACGGATCGGGATGTGATCGGGCGTTCCCCTTCCGCGAGCCTTCCACCTGCGGAGGTTGATCAACGTCAGCAGCTGCTCAGTCGTTTAAGAGCTTTGCAGGTCGATCGCAGTTGGTTTCTGCAGTTGGTGGATGCAAGCTTGATGGCCCGTTTCCCGGAGCGTGGCGGTCGCCTGCCCAGTGATTCACTTGAAGACTCGCCTCTGAGAATTGTCTGGAATGAACTCGCCGAGGAGTGGCTGGCCAGGGTGGAGCAACTGCCGCCAGCGCTGCGCAGTCGCCTGGGACAGCTCAAGCCTGGCGACTGGCAGAAGCAACGCCAGGCCCTGGTAACGCAGGGTGTGAACAACAAGGTGGTGGAGCAGTTGGTCAGCGCTTCGGCACAGGCGTTGCTCCCCGGAGTGCCAGCAGGGGTGAAGCCGCCTGAGCCATTCCGTCAGCTGTGGATCGCAGCCGCATTGCGCAGCCTTGAAGACGTGCGGATTGAACAGGTCAAAGCGCGTGTGCAGGCGCCCACGGTTCTGTCCAGTCGTGTTGCTGCTGGCGGTGCTCGCTTGATCTCGATCTCGGTTCCGGCTGGTCGCCGCCTGGTGTTGGGTATCAACGGCACGCCATTGATGCAGATGACTGTCTATGGCTCTGATGGGGAGGTGGCTGCCGATCGCGGACCGCTGCGCGTCGTAACCCTGCCTGTGGAGGCTGGCTCACCTGTGCAGGTGCTGGTCACCAACGATGGCGTGTCCTCCGGTTTGTTAACGCTCTCTTGCCGTGCTGATGCGCCGGTACCGAAGCCGTTGCCAGAGGTTGATCTCAACCCGATACCAGATCCGGCCACTGGGGCTGAGGGCCCTGTCGAGGCGCTTCCAGAACCCCCCGGTCCCCGTCCCGCAGGTGCTGAGAATCCTCCTGTTAAAGAGGCCGACTCAGCCAATGCACCGACCGGTGAATCAACCCTTGAATTCACCGCACCGTCGCGGCAAGACAGTAATCAGGACCCTTAG
- the egtB gene encoding ergothioneine biosynthesis protein EgtB: MASGSLLNRLMEVRRTSEALIDPLNTEDLNLQGMADASPPKWHLAHTTWFFETFVLKPNHPRYVPADPRWSYLFNSYYEAVGPRQPRPQRGLLSRPPMEEVSAWRKRVNLALEELLEHHSEAPWLDLVELGLHHEQQHQELMLMDLLDGFSRQPLEPAYRSDWREQCDDQPITSCRPTDSPMQGSWLKCRGGLVEVGHNGESFHFDNEGPRHRTWLEPFSIAARLVSNAAYQGFIDDDGYQRPELWMSEGWAERIQRNWEAPRYWRRDHDGQGPWRWEFTLAGRCPLEDHLPVRHLSWFEADAYARWAGGRLPSEAEWELASSEHGESLQQSHGHLWQWTSSPYRPYPGFQPAAGAVGEYNGKFMTSQFVLRGSSQLTPRGHSRDTYRNFFTPASRWMAAGLRLAQ, translated from the coding sequence ATGGCCTCCGGCTCACTTCTGAACCGATTGATGGAGGTGCGTCGTACCAGTGAGGCGTTGATTGACCCCCTCAATACCGAAGATCTCAACCTGCAGGGCATGGCCGATGCCAGCCCACCCAAATGGCACCTGGCTCACACCACCTGGTTTTTCGAAACCTTCGTGCTAAAGCCCAACCATCCGCGCTATGTGCCTGCTGACCCTCGCTGGAGTTATCTGTTCAACTCCTATTACGAAGCTGTTGGCCCGCGACAGCCACGGCCACAGCGAGGACTGCTCAGCCGACCACCAATGGAGGAAGTCTCAGCCTGGCGCAAGCGGGTGAACCTTGCTCTGGAAGAGCTTTTGGAGCACCACAGCGAAGCACCGTGGCTGGACCTGGTGGAACTGGGCCTTCACCATGAGCAACAGCATCAGGAACTGATGCTGATGGACCTGCTGGATGGATTCAGCCGTCAGCCACTCGAACCGGCCTATCGCAGCGACTGGCGTGAACAGTGTGATGACCAGCCCATCACCAGTTGCAGACCAACAGACTCACCGATGCAGGGATCCTGGCTCAAGTGCCGCGGAGGCCTGGTGGAGGTGGGCCACAACGGTGAGTCCTTCCACTTCGACAACGAAGGACCGCGACATCGAACCTGGCTGGAACCCTTCAGCATTGCGGCTCGACTGGTGAGCAATGCTGCTTACCAAGGCTTCATCGACGATGACGGTTACCAGCGTCCTGAGCTCTGGATGAGCGAAGGCTGGGCAGAGCGCATTCAGCGCAACTGGGAAGCACCCCGCTACTGGCGACGCGATCACGATGGCCAAGGTCCCTGGCGCTGGGAGTTCACCCTGGCTGGCCGATGCCCACTTGAGGATCACCTGCCGGTTCGTCACCTCAGTTGGTTCGAAGCGGATGCCTATGCACGCTGGGCCGGTGGGCGCCTGCCCAGCGAAGCGGAATGGGAGCTGGCCAGCTCTGAGCACGGCGAATCACTTCAACAGAGCCATGGCCATCTCTGGCAGTGGACCTCGAGCCCCTATCGCCCCTACCCGGGCTTTCAACCTGCGGCAGGTGCGGTTGGTGAGTACAACGGCAAATTCATGACCTCCCAGTTCGTGCTGCGGGGCAGCAGCCAGCTCACACCCAGAGGGCATTCCCGCGACACTTACCGGAACTTCTTTACCCCGGCCAGCCGCTGGATGGCGGCAGGTCTACGCCTGGCCCAATGA